Proteins from a single region of Ziziphus jujuba cultivar Dongzao chromosome 1, ASM3175591v1:
- the LOC132799788 gene encoding uncharacterized protein LOC132799788 — protein sequence MLFYLTTLNLARFLTVDAPPSNEKSDKETFMAVDAWKHSNYLCRNYVLNGLSDALYGMYCGMKSTKELWETLDRKCKTEKEGMIINEAFQVPAMIEKLPPSWGDFRNYLKHKIKEMDMEALIGKLHIEDDNRGSDKKSLKAMVKANILKHGQRSKIKKKTRRDSKLGFKRRISKKAKFQDKYFNCNKKGHRVAKCRLLKRKKSKEAQMMEYITREVDEIDLSIVVSDVNLVGSSPTEWWVDTGVTRHVCSNKNLFTSFKPSKNGEKLFMGNSATSEIHKEGIIVFKMISGKELTLNNVLYVLDI from the exons ATGTTATTCTACTTGACGACACTGAACCTTGCGAGGTTCTTGACTGTAGATGCACCACCAAGTAATGAAAAGAGTGATAAAGAGACATTCATGGCGGTGGATGCATGGAAGCATTCTAATTATTTATGTCGGAATTACGTCTTAAATGGCCTGTCTGATGCTTTGTATGGAATGTACTGTGGCATGAAATCAACAAAGGAGTTATGGGAAACTTTGGACCGCAAATGCAAAACTGAGAAAGAAG GGATGATaattaatgaagcctttcaagtacctgctatgattgagaagctacctCCTAGTTGGGGagacttcaggaattatctcAAGCACAAGATAAAGgaaatggatatggaggctcttattggAAAGCTTCATATCGAAGATGATAATAGGGGATCTGATAAAAAGTCTTTGAAGGCCATGGTGAAGGCTAATATTTTGAAACATGGTCAAAGATCCAAGATCAAGAAGAAAACTAGAAGAGATTCCAAGTTGGGTTTTAAAAGAAGGATCTCCAAGAAGGCTAAGTTTCAAGACAAGTACTTTAACTGTAACAAGAAGGGTCACAGAGTAGCGAAATGTAGattgttgaaaagaaagaagagcaaAGAGGCACAAATGATGGAGTACATCACTCGAGAGGTTGATGAGATTGACCTTAGTATTGTTGTCTCTGAtgtgaacttggtgggatcaAGTCCTACAGAATGGTGGGTTGATACTGGTGTGACCCGTCATGTATGTTCTAACAAGAATTTGTTCACTTCCTTCAAACCATCTAAAAATGgtgagaagttgttcatgggaaATTCTGCCACATCAGAAATCCATAAGGAGGGCATAATAGTCTTTAAGATGATATCTGGAAAGGAGCTAACTCTTAACAATGTGCTGTATGTTCTAGACATTTGA
- the LOC125420731 gene encoding uncharacterized protein LOC125420731: MATTPSTREEISSAQAVLLGALAPGVNGPTWNTLKTAFLMLGFCLAVMLGLALSSSDSYVVLHVVFLVLIAATLFLLLSWFLAQTGLVSVEHQLREMDLALNDGSEMIRKEK; the protein is encoded by the exons ATGGCCACTACACCTTCAACTAGAGAAGAAATATCATCTGCACAAGCAGTCTTACTTGGAGCTCTAGCCCCTGGTGTTAAC GGTCCTACATGGAACACTCTAAAAACAGCTTTTTTGATGCTGGGTTTTTGTCTCGCTGTGATGCTGGGCTTGGCATTATCTTCCAGTGATTCTTACGTGGTACTTCATGTTGTATTTTTGGTTCTTATCGCAGCGACTCTGTTTTTGCTTCTTAGCTG GTTTCTTGCACAAACTGGTTTGGTTTCGGTTGAACACCAATTGCGTGAGATGGACTTGGCATTAAATGATGGATCAGAGATGATTAGAAAAGAGAAAtga